In one Plutella xylostella chromosome 20, ilPluXylo3.1, whole genome shotgun sequence genomic region, the following are encoded:
- the LOC105389722 gene encoding coactosin-like protein isoform X1 gives MENEEQTHFEGSSYQALCEHVQKLSENQNTIVLKLEILSKNVDDLREVLTDFSDKIVSLDDEAADAKNLKFEVQNLKSRLDELYEMVAESKVEKESSRSDEKDGADSVRSGISTTVTMTTGLDRDTIRSAYEDVRNDASPTEWAVFKFEGPRIVCSARGSDFTEFRTHFDDGERAFGYLRLQMGDEMSKRKKFIFMTWVGPAVSVINRAKMSTDKAIIKDIISNFAVELQLESQAEIDIDQFKDALIRAGGANYGTGIRDL, from the exons ATGGAGAATGAAGAACAGACGCATTTTGAGGGTAGCTCGTACCAAGCACTGTGTGAGCACGTCCAGAAACTATCCGAAAACCAGAACACAATCGTTCTAAAACTGGAGATTCTGTCCAAAAACGTGGATGATCTGAGAGAAGTGCTAACCGATTTTTCGGACAAAATTGTTAGTTTGGACGATGAAGCGGCAGACGCAAAGAATTTAAAGTTTGAAGTGCAGAACTTGAAGTCAAGGTTGGATGAACTGTACGAGATGGTGGCAGAAAGCAAGGTTGAGAAGGAGTCCAGTAGATCGGATGAAAAAGATGGTGCAGATTCAGTTAGATCGGGGATATCAACTACG GTAACCATGACAACCGGGCTGGACCGCGACACGATACGATCCGCATACGAGGACGTCCGGAACGACGCGTCTCCGACAGAATG GGCGGTGTTCAAGTTCGAGGGCCCCCGCATTGTGTGCTCGGCGCGCGGCTCCGACTTCACAGAGTTTCGAACGCACTTCGATGATGGGGAGCGCGCGTTCGGGTACCTCAG ATTGCAAATGGGAGACGAGATGTCCAAGCGCAAGAAGTTCATCTTCATGACGTGGGTGGGGCCGGCCGTGTCCGTCATCAACCGCGCCAAGATGTCCACCGACAAGGCCATCATCAAGGATATCATCTCG AATTTTGCCGTCGAGCTTCAACTGGAAAGCCAAGCCGAAATAGATATTGACCAATTCAAAGATGCCCTCATACGGGCAGGCGGGGCTAACTACGGAACTGGCATTAGGGATTTATGA
- the LOC105389722 gene encoding coactosin-like protein isoform X2 — protein sequence MSVEGLEYENIVQNGPKKVTMTTGLDRDTIRSAYEDVRNDASPTEWAVFKFEGPRIVCSARGSDFTEFRTHFDDGERAFGYLRLQMGDEMSKRKKFIFMTWVGPAVSVINRAKMSTDKAIIKDIISNFAVELQLESQAEIDIDQFKDALIRAGGANYGTGIRDL from the exons atgtccGTGGAAGGCTTGGAATACGAGAACATTGTCCAAAATGGGCCTAAAAag GTAACCATGACAACCGGGCTGGACCGCGACACGATACGATCCGCATACGAGGACGTCCGGAACGACGCGTCTCCGACAGAATG GGCGGTGTTCAAGTTCGAGGGCCCCCGCATTGTGTGCTCGGCGCGCGGCTCCGACTTCACAGAGTTTCGAACGCACTTCGATGATGGGGAGCGCGCGTTCGGGTACCTCAG ATTGCAAATGGGAGACGAGATGTCCAAGCGCAAGAAGTTCATCTTCATGACGTGGGTGGGGCCGGCCGTGTCCGTCATCAACCGCGCCAAGATGTCCACCGACAAGGCCATCATCAAGGATATCATCTCG AATTTTGCCGTCGAGCTTCAACTGGAAAGCCAAGCCGAAATAGATATTGACCAATTCAAAGATGCCCTCATACGGGCAGGCGGGGCTAACTACGGAACTGGCATTAGGGATTTATGA
- the LOC105389721 gene encoding origin recognition complex subunit 5 has product MEEISKRVPCRDKQLQILFDLFGDYDEPLPCSVFASGCMSTGKSLCIQSVLRHLGYKHVIINCIECYAPKIMYESILSGLGTDYEAEVGIKCDSLKDLIHGLNLLGQTQINYEPVVIVIDKAERLRTMDQSIISALLRLRELCNLNICTVFITHLVFDQFYFKMGVREPIKLYFPNYNKEELFKIIFLHQSTFVQYILNDIDVGDKVKEELEKPELFANFLNAFLSVFYRPCRDLIELQHMARVNFVKYCEPIVKGDIQAQDLTRLWRHISPILKTSLELLYLRISSSKPQTQSPGKENSDWETAPAYNFENTLKEELTSTKTFAQSFELPYYAKYLLIAAYLASYNPPKEDKRLFMKHHGKQRKRLQQVRAKAKISEKLNTQLGPKMFTLDRLLAIFYAILEEKIGLTSNLLAQIATLVELKLIAGSKEIDLDTAKYKCIVGYDFIAAVAQTVGFNVRKYLYDFM; this is encoded by the coding sequence ATGGAAGAAATAAGCAAAAGAGTGCCGTGCAGAGATAAACAGTTACAGATTCTGTTCGATCTGTTTGGTGATTACGACGAGCCACTACCGTGTTCGGTGTTCGCAAGTGGATGCATGTCTACCGGCAAGAGTTTGTGTATCCAGTCGGTGCTGCGGCATTTAGGCTACAAGCATGTCATCATCAACTGCATAGAATGCTACGCGCCCAAGATCATGTACGAGAGCATCCTGAGCGGCCTCGGGACCGACTACGAAGCCGAGGTAGGAATCAAGTGCGACTCTCTCAAAGACCTCATCCATGGCCTTAATTTGTTAGGGCAGACGCAAATAAACTATGAGCCAGTCGTTATAGTTATAGACAAGGCTGAGAGACTGAGGACTATGGATCAGAGCATCATAAGTGCACTGTTGAGGCTCCGGGAGCTCTGTAACCTAAATATCTGCACTGTGTTCATTACACATTTAGTTTTTGATCAATTCTACTTCAAAATGGGTGTAAGAGAACCTATAAAGTTATACTTCCCAAACTACAACAAAGAAGAACTGTTCAAAATCATATTCTTGCATCAGAGTACATTTGTTCAGTACATTTTAAATGATATTGATGTGGGTGATAAAGTTAAGGAAGAACTTGAGAAGCCAGAGTTGTTTGCCAACTTCCTGAATGCTTTTCTGAGTGTTTTCTACAGACCTTGTCGAGACCTCATTGAGCTGCAACACATGGCTCGGgtcaactttgtaaaatacTGTGAACCAATAGTGAAGGGAGACATCCAAGCACAGGACCTCACTCGCCTGTGGAGGCACATATCTCCCATACTGAAAACAAGCTTAGAACTTCTGTACCTCAGAATCAGTTCATCAAAGCCACAAACACAATCCCCGGGGAAGGAGAACAGTGACTGGGAGACCGCGCCTGCATACAACTTTGAGAACACATTGAAAGAAGAACTCACTTCAACAAAAACATTTGCTCAAAGCTTTGAGTTACCATACTATGCCAAGTACCTCCTTATAGCTGCCTATCTAGCCAGCTACAACCCACCAAAGGAAGACAAAAGACTGTTCATGAAACATCATGGGAAGCAGCGGAAGAGACTGCAGCAAGTCCGAGCAAAAGCCAAGATAAGTGAGAAGCTAAACACACAGCTTGGCCCTAAAATGTTTACTTTAGATAGGTTACTGGCAATATTCTATGCTATATTGGAAGAAAAGATTGGCCTAACAAGTAACCTTCTGGCCCAAATAGCTACATTAGTTGAGCTGAAGTTGATTGCGGGTAGCAAAGAAATTGATTTGGACACAGCAAAATACAAGTGCATTGTTGGTTACGACTTCATTGCAGCTGTGGCACAGACTGTCGGATTTAATGTGAGGAAGTATCTGTATGATTTTATGTGA
- the LOC105389782 gene encoding EKC/KEOPS complex subunit TP53RK, translating into MEENMRILKQGAEAKLYICEYLGQPTLIKERFVKNYRHPDLDTAITKERIKSEARAIVRCKAANVKTPTLYLVDFDSRRIYMQHFKNSITVKDFIINLVTKHATSEAMSCLDSIAKVIGETVRKLHENNIIHGDLTTSNMLLVNKSQGNTDDECRWFAIDNLELVMIDFGLSAFESSTEDKGVDLYVLERALISTHNDYPDLFGKILAGYKSYCKGNIKEILSKFEEVRARGRKRTMVG; encoded by the coding sequence ATGGAGGAAAATATGAGAATATTAAAGCAAGGTGCTGAAGCCAAGCTTTACATTTGTGAATACCTAGGCCAGCCCACATTAATCAAAGAAAGATTTGTGAAGAACTACAGACATCCCGATTTGGACACTGCTATCACTAAAGAAAGAATTAAAAGTGAAGCAAGAGCCATTGTTCGATGCAAAGCGGCTAATGTGAAGACACCTACCCTATACCTAGTGGATTTTGACAGCAGACGCATTTACATGCAGCATTTCAAAAATAGTATTACAGTTAAAGATTTCATTATCAATCTAGTAACAAAACACGCTACGAGTGAAGCTATGAGCTGTCTTGATTCAATAGCCAAAGTCATTGGAGAAACTGTTAGAAAgttacatgaaaataacattATACATGGGGATTTGACCACATCAAACATGTTACTGGTAAACAAAAGCCAGGGCAATACAGATGATGAATGTAGATGGTTTGCTATTGATAATCTTGAACTTGTTATGATAGACTTTGGACTGTCTGCTTTTGAATCCAGTACAGAAGACAAAGGTGTCGATTTGTATGTTCTAGAAAGAGCTCTTATTAGCACACACAATGACTATCCAGATTTATTTGGTAAAATATTAGCTGGGTACAAAAGTTACTGTAAGGGTAATATTAAAGAAATTCTAAGCAAGTTTGAAGAAGTAAGGGCTAGAGGGAGGAAGCGGACTATGGTTGGATAG
- the LOC105389783 gene encoding 39S ribosomal protein L39, mitochondrial translates to MKRNLCFLTQRLLQTNYASTLPPIRLLSTQEAIERRHHLFTLEKKRQLENVGRIEKIEVQYKGVPNECTLVMNKDISTPYDCARHLSEWHMESSALALLDGQVPWDMHRPLTDNCTLELQNFSSVSPQQVNKAFWRSCSLALGACASAAFREHVPVLLHSFPGPDIRSGSFTYDVALPSLPDWRPTELELRALSAEFVKLARRGSPFERLEVGRELALEMFVENEYKTQQIPSIARDSGKVTLYRIDKHVDISRGPMISNTSQIGRVTIASVHKLTGSSPDSAEAKQLYRFQGVALPAGVHINHFAYSILEQRARKLNPVRSPFNSLEVDESNAAPESLSAKA, encoded by the exons atgaaGCGAAATCTTTGCTTTTTAACGCAACGACTACTTCAAACTAATTATGCATCAACATTACCTCCTATTC GTTTATTAAGCACACAAGAGGCAATAGAACGCCGTCACCATTTATTCACGTTGGAGAAAAAGCGGCAGTTGGAAAATGTGGGCAGAATTGAAAAGATAGAAGTACAATACAAGGGTGTACCAAATGAGTGCACTTTAGTCATGAACAAGGATATATCGACCCCCTACGACTGTGCTAGAC ATCTGAGTGAATGGCACATGGAGAGCAGTGCGTTGGCGCTGCTGGACGGACAGGTGCCGTGGGACATGCACCGCCCCCTCACTGACAACTGCACACTGGAA CTCCAGAACTTCAGCTCGGTGTCCCCGCAGCAAGTAAACAAGGCGTTCTGGCGGTCCTGCTCGCTGGCACTGGGCGCGTGCGCGAGCGCAGCCTTCCGAGAACATGTGCCTGTTCTGTTGCACAGCTTCCCTGGACCTGATA TCCGCAGCGGTTCATTCACATACGACGTGGCGCTCCCCTCGCTCCCCGACTGGCGTCCCACGGAGCTGGAGCTGCGCGCGCTGTCCGCCGAGTTCGTGAAGCTGGCCCGGCGTGGGAGCCCCTTCGAGCGGCTCGAGGTCGGCCGGGAGCTGGCCCTGGAGATGTTTGTGGAGAACGAGTATAAGACGCAGCAGATACCGAGCATTGCTAGGGATAGTG GCAAAGTAACCCTGTACAGAATAGACAAGCACGTGGACATATCGAGGGGCCCTATGATCAGCAACACTTCTCAAATCGGCCGCGTTACCATCGCCTCCGTACACAAACTCACTG GCTCATCACCCGACAGTGCAGAAGCGAAGCAACTGTACAGGTTCCAGGGAGTGGCGCTGCCGGCCGGCGTGCACATCAACCACTTCGCGTACTCCATACTGGAGCAGAGGGCACGGAAACTG AACCCGGTGCGGTCTCCCTTCAACTCGCTAGAAGTGGACGAGTCCAACGCCGCCCCAGAAAGTTTGTCGGCCAAAGCGTGA
- the LOC105389796 gene encoding gastrulation defective protein 1 homolog, translating into MSKKPISFGKIKFSLPTTTSTAEQNEEANTSGFGTFGRTPIQEQTKDIDEIAEDLESQHVQEVMGIKNFGKKAKNFDIEEMMMRARQAAQEAAKKKAVEDEEKAKEIIENSSAKDDDDDDEDLIGPPLPPGLVEEDEDIIGPPVPEALKKADDKTKGEDSYDELSGSDDEDDAGPEKKIPNSHEVQMLHGSKAVVALAVDPSGARLATGSIDYDVSFWDFAGMDASMRSFRTLQPCENHPIKCLQYSATGDAILVVSGAAQAKVLDRDGFESLECVKGDQYITDMAKTKGHTASLNSGCWHPHIREEFMTCAQDATLRLWLTDNPRHHKAVIKPRQQGGLKTNPTACTFSRDGNTVACGCFDGSIQMWDHRKSFVNTSQVIRSAHQKQTEITSVVYSYLGNNLASRSNDDTLKLWDLRATKQPLNVFDNLFSRYEQTDCGFSPDDAMVFTGESLQKGQDVGRLLFYNTKTFKKVTQIEVSKSHVIKAVWHAKLNQIFVGCGNGVVKCYYDQKKSLRGAKLCIVKTHRKKQSSDVVSSQQIITPHALPLFRQEKLRTNKKKMEKDRLDPIKSRRPDLPITSGQGGRVAASGSTLSSFVIRNLGLSKRVDDDQDPREAILKFAKDAEENPFWVAPAYKKTQPKPIFQGDDDDGPSDAKKQKT; encoded by the exons ATGAGTAAGAAGCCAATATCATTTGGAAAGATCAAGTTCAGCCTTCCTACCACAACCTCAACCGCCGAGCAAAATGAAGAGGCCAATACTTCTGGATTCGGCACTTTCGGCCGGACCCCCATACAGGAGCAGACCAAAGACATAGACGAGATAGCCGAAGACCTGGAGAGCCAGCATGTGCAGGAGGTCATGGGCATCAAGAACTTCGGTAAGAAGGCTAAAAACTTTGACATTGAggagatgatgatgagagcGCGGCAAGCGGCCCAGGAAGCCGCTAAAAAGAAGGCTGTTGAAGACGAAGAGAAAGCTAAGGAGATTATAGAGAATTCTAGTGCtaaagatgatgatgatgatgatgaggatcTAATAGGGCCTCCACTGCCTCCGGGGTTGGTGGAAGAAGATGAAGATATAATAGGGCCTCCTGTACCAGAGGCGTTGAAGAAAGCTGATGACAAAACGAAAGGTGAAGACAGCTATGATGAACTCAGTGGgtctgatgatgaagatgatgcTGGCCCGGAGAAGAAAATTCCTAATAGTCATGAG GTGCAAATGCTGCACGGTTCCAAGGCGGTGGTGGCCCTCGCGGTGGACCCCTCGGGAGCTCGACTAGCAACTGGCTCCATTGACTATGATGTCTCTTTCTGGGATTTCGCAG GCATGGACGCCTCAATGCGTTCCTTCCGCACCCTCCAGCCGTGCGAGAACCACCCCATCAAGTGTCTCCAGTACTCGGCCACGGGGGACGCCATCCTGGTCGTGTCCGGCGCGGCGCAGGCCAAGGTGCTGGACCGGGACGGCTTCGAGAGCCTCGAGTGTGTGAAGGGGGACCAGTATATTACGGATATGGCTAA GACAAAAGGCCACACAGCGTCACTAAACAGCGGCTGCTGGCACCCGCACATCCGCGAAGAGTTCATGACGTGCGCCCAGGACGCCACCCTCCGGCTGTGGCTCACAGACAACCCTCGGCACCACAAGGCAGTCATCAAGCCACGGCAACAGGGAGGCCTGAAGACCAACCCCACGGCTTGTACCTTCTCTAGAGATGGGAACACCGTCGCTTGCGGCTGCTTCGACGGATCAATACAGATGTGGGATCATAGGAAAAGCTTTGTTAATACTTCACAGGTTATCAGGTCTGCGCATCAGAAGCAAACTGAGATAACTAGTGTGGTTTACTCGTATTTGGGGAACAATTTGGCGAGTAGAAGCAATGATGATACGTTGAAGTTGTGGGATTTGAGGGCCACGAAACAGCCGTTGAATGTGTTCGATAACCTGTTTTCGAGGTACGAACAGACGGATTGTGGGTTTAGTCCCGATGATGCGATGGTTTTTACAGGGGAGTCGCTACAGAAAGGCCAAGATGTCGGTAGGTTGCTGTTTTATAACACGAAAACCTTTAAAAAGGTTACACAGATAGAGGTTAGCAAATCGCACGTTATCAAAGCGGTGTGGCACGCGAAATTAAACCAAATATTCGTTGGTTGCGGCAATGGCGTCGTCAAATGCTACTACGATCAGAAGAAGAGTCTTCGAGGCGCAAAACTATGCATAGTCAAGACGCACAGAAAGAAGCAATCATCAGACGTAGTCAGCTCCCAACAGATCATTACACCTCACGCATTACCCCTATTCAGGCAAGAAAAACTCCGGACAAACAAGAAGAAAATGGAAAAGGACCGGTTAGACCCCATAAAATCCCGTCGCCCAGACTTACCAATCACATCAGGCCAAGGCGGTAGGGTTGCCGCTTCTGGCTCCACTCTCAGCTCCTTCGTCATAAGGAACCTAGGGTTGAGTAAACGGGTGGATGATGACCAGGATCCTAGGGAAGCTATATTGAAGTTCGCTAAAGATGCTGAGGAGAATCCGTTTTGGGTCGCGCCGGCGTATAAGAAGACGCAGCCAAAGCCGATATTTCAGGGGGATGACGATGATGGACCGTCCGATGCGAAGAAACAGAAGACGTAG